In one window of Brassica rapa cultivar Chiifu-401-42 chromosome A07, CAAS_Brap_v3.01, whole genome shotgun sequence DNA:
- the LOC103831207 gene encoding sufE-like protein 2, chloroplastic encodes MNSSSLNVLASPPLISTLTPTLKAFHRINFSSKLSKRIRCMHDPSINLNFGSRSNPKHDFPVSLATAFVEAPLGTTTTTSADKLHLLVSEFRSLTEPIDRVKRLLSYATALAPLDDSARVPANRVTGCTTQVWLEIKVDELGRMRFKADSDSEISKGFCSCLIWILDGAKPEEVMGVSGEDLSEMNVGVHGKVQSRVNTWHNVLMSMQKRTMALVGDADVEHREGDRSEPHPHNLLFDYVNGRSYVESSSKVDRDYSISLLPLGYDFTI; translated from the coding sequence ATGAACTCATCGTCGTTGAACGTCCTTGCTTCTCCTCCTCTTATTTCTACCTTAACACCAACTTTAAAAGCTTTCCATCGAATTAACTTTTCTTCCAAGCTCTCTAAAAGGATCAGATGCATGCACGATCCCAGCATCAATCTTAACTTCGGTTCGAGATCGAATCCAAAACATGACTTCCCTGTTTCTCTTGCCACGGCTTTCGTCGAAGCTCCCTTgggaacaacaacaacaacctcgGCCGACAAGCTCCACCTCCTCGTATCCGAGTTCCGGTCCTTAACCGAGCCCATCGACCGAGTCAAACGTCTCTTGAGCTACGCGACGGCTCTAGCTCCCCTCGACGACTCGGCTCGCGTTCCGGCGAACCGAGTCACGGGGTGCACGACTCAGGTATGGTTGGAGATCAAGGTGGACGAGTTAGGTAGGATGAGGTTTAAAGCAGACAGCGATTCAGAGATCTCGAAAGGGTTCTGTTCTTGTCTTATCTGGATCCTCGACGGTGCTAAACCGGAGGAAGTGATGGGCGTGAGTGGCGAGGACTTGTCGGAGATGAACGTTGGGGTTCACGGGAAGGTCCAGTCAAGGGTTAACACGTGGCATAACGTATTGATGAGTATGCAGAAACGGACCATGGCTCTTGTCGGTGATGCTGACGTGGAGCACCGGGAAGGAGACAGATCAGAACCTCATCCCCATAATCTTTTGTTTGATTATGTTAATGGGAGAAGTTACGTGGAATCTTCATCTAAGGTTGATCGTGATTACTCCATCTCGCTGCTTCCTTTGGGTTATGATTTTACGATATGA